The Fortiea contorta PCC 7126 genome has a segment encoding these proteins:
- a CDS encoding N-6 DNA methylase, with the protein MFEQTFKNIDDVLWKEAGCTTELDYTEQTSWLLFLKYLDDLEQERALEAELAGKSYEFIIDEAHRWSSWAAPKKADTSTTLSVNNSATLSNHGTLDHDNALIGDDLIDYVNRKLFPYLQSFKQRATSPDTIEYKIGEIFSEIKNRFQSGYSLRDALEYVDELRFRSQQEKHELSHLYEAKIKNMGNAGRNGGEYYTPRPLIRAMIQVVKPKIGDRIYDGACGSAGFLCESYDYLRRGKLTTKELEILQKHTFTGKEKKSLAYVIAIMNMILHGIDAPNIIHTNTLTENLSDIQDKNRFDVILANPPFGGKERKEVQQNFSIKTGETAFLFLQHFIKILKMGGRAAVVIKNTFLSNSDNASRALRQELLSSCNLHTILDCPSGTFIGAGVKTVVLFFEKGKPFDSVQGTPLFSQGKPLTQGMATQKIWYYQLEPGRNMGKTNSLNDEDLHEFVELQARFAETEKSWLVDIADLDQETFDLSVKNQNKAEESLLREPQEILDEIAALDAESAEILAGIIQLTVGS; encoded by the coding sequence ATGTTCGAGCAGACTTTTAAAAATATTGATGATGTTCTCTGGAAAGAGGCGGGTTGTACTACAGAGTTAGATTACACCGAGCAGACGTCTTGGTTGCTGTTCCTGAAGTATTTGGATGATTTGGAACAGGAAAGGGCGCTAGAGGCTGAACTAGCAGGCAAATCATATGAATTTATTATTGATGAGGCGCATCGTTGGTCATCTTGGGCAGCACCGAAAAAAGCAGACACTTCGACTACGCTCAGTGTTAATAATTCGGCTACGCTCAGTAACCATGGTACATTGGATCATGATAATGCGCTGATTGGCGATGATCTAATTGATTATGTCAACCGCAAGTTATTCCCATATTTACAGAGTTTTAAGCAACGGGCTACCAGTCCAGACACAATCGAATACAAGATTGGGGAAATTTTTAGCGAGATTAAGAATAGGTTCCAAAGTGGTTACAGCTTGCGGGATGCGCTGGAATATGTTGATGAGCTACGGTTTAGATCGCAACAGGAGAAACACGAGCTATCCCATCTCTATGAAGCCAAAATCAAAAATATGGGCAATGCAGGACGCAATGGAGGTGAATATTATACACCGCGTCCGTTGATTCGGGCAATGATTCAGGTGGTGAAGCCGAAGATAGGCGATCGCATTTATGATGGGGCTTGCGGTTCGGCTGGGTTTTTGTGTGAGAGTTACGACTATTTACGTCGGGGTAAACTGACAACAAAAGAGCTTGAGATACTGCAAAAACATACATTTACGGGTAAAGAAAAGAAAAGTTTGGCGTATGTGATTGCGATCATGAATATGATTTTGCATGGCATTGATGCGCCGAATATTATCCACACCAACACGCTGACGGAAAATCTCAGTGATATTCAGGACAAGAATCGTTTTGATGTCATCTTGGCTAATCCGCCATTTGGGGGGAAAGAACGCAAGGAAGTACAGCAGAATTTCTCGATTAAGACAGGGGAAACGGCGTTTCTGTTTTTGCAGCATTTCATCAAAATCCTGAAGATGGGCGGTAGGGCGGCGGTGGTAATCAAAAATACGTTCCTGTCAAATTCGGACAATGCTTCGCGGGCGTTGCGTCAAGAGCTTTTGAGTAGTTGCAATCTGCACACGATTTTGGATTGTCCGAGTGGGACTTTTATCGGGGCGGGGGTAAAAACGGTGGTGCTGTTTTTTGAGAAAGGAAAGCCCTTTGACTCCGTTCAGGGAACGCCTTTATTTTCTCAGGGAAAACCTTTAACTCAGGGGATGGCGACTCAGAAAATTTGGTACTACCAACTCGAACCGGGGCGGAATATGGGTAAAACCAATTCTCTGAATGATGAAGATTTGCACGAGTTTGTGGAGTTACAGGCTAGGTTTGCGGAAACGGAAAAGTCTTGGCTGGTGGATATTGCTGATTTGGATCAGGAGACGTTTGATTTATCGGTGAAGAATCAGAATAAAGCTGAGGAATCACTGTTACGAGAACCGCAGGAAATTTTGGATGAAATTGCGGCTTTGGATGCGGAGAGCGCGGAGATTTTGGCTGGAATTATCCAGTTGACAGTGGGTAGTTGA
- a CDS encoding type II toxin-antitoxin system RelE family toxin — protein sequence MSYRVIIPKPVQKQLDDFSEKQRKRLLADIRLLADVPRPNGVKKLKGYENMYRIRVGSYRVIYEIQDQEMLVIILSSIHRKDAY from the coding sequence ATGAGCTACAGAGTTATTATTCCTAAACCTGTCCAAAAACAACTAGATGATTTTTCTGAAAAACAGCGAAAACGTCTGCTGGCTGATATTCGACTCCTGGCTGATGTTCCCCGACCTAATGGAGTAAAAAAGCTCAAGGGATATGAAAACATGTATCGAATTAGAGTCGGAAGTTATCGGGTTATTTATGAAATTCAAGACCAAGAAATGCTCGTTATAATTTTGAGCAGTATTCATCGTAAAGATGCTTATTAA
- a CDS encoding restriction endonuclease subunit S, translating to MRLTVGSRQLPVEWEIKTIGEVCKTGAGGTPLKSKKEYYEGGHIPWLLSGEVAQGEIFKSENFITPVGLENSSAKIFPVNTVLVAMYGATAGQVGILRFEAATNQAVCGILPNERFVPEFIYYVLLSKRAELISKAVGNAQPNISQIKIKNTKIPIPTLSEQKRIVAILDEAFEGIDRAIANTEKNLANSRELFESYLNAIFTQKGDEWITTTVGKLVDQRILDKPLDGNHGEIHPKKSDFVKFGVPFIMASDLVDGIVDQVNCNFITLEQANSLRKGFAKDGDVLLSHKGTIGRAAVLKTTHSSVVLTPQVTYYRVIDKSVIYNRYLYYFFHSPYFQNEIKTIAGAGSTRAYIGITSQLQLKISYPKIDDQKRYADSFDALISETQRLETIYRQKIAALKELKQSILQTAFTGELTADTPKTAKQEIAA from the coding sequence ATGCGGTTGACAGTGGGCAGTAGACAGTTGCCAGTGGAATGGGAGATTAAAACTATTGGCGAAGTATGTAAAACCGGAGCAGGTGGTACACCGCTAAAATCTAAGAAAGAATATTATGAGGGTGGGCATATTCCTTGGCTTTTAAGCGGTGAAGTTGCTCAAGGAGAAATCTTTAAATCTGAAAACTTTATTACTCCAGTTGGTTTAGAAAACTCTTCAGCAAAAATATTTCCCGTAAATACTGTTCTAGTTGCAATGTATGGTGCAACAGCAGGTCAAGTTGGAATCCTTCGATTTGAAGCAGCTACTAATCAGGCTGTATGTGGAATACTACCTAATGAAAGATTTGTTCCAGAGTTTATCTATTATGTTCTTCTATCAAAAAGAGCAGAACTAATTTCAAAAGCTGTGGGAAATGCACAGCCTAATATTTCTCAAATAAAAATTAAAAATACTAAAATACCAATTCCTACACTTTCTGAACAAAAGCGGATTGTGGCAATTTTGGATGAGGCGTTTGAGGGGATTGATAGAGCGATCGCAAACACCGAAAAAAACCTCGCCAACTCCCGCGAACTATTTGAAAGCTATCTAAACGCCATTTTTACCCAGAAAGGCGACGAGTGGATTACCACAACTGTAGGGAAATTAGTCGATCAGCGCATTCTAGACAAGCCTTTAGATGGTAATCATGGAGAAATACATCCTAAAAAGTCCGATTTTGTGAAGTTTGGTGTCCCATTTATCATGGCATCCGATCTTGTAGATGGCATAGTAGATCAAGTGAACTGCAATTTTATAACACTTGAACAGGCTAACTCTCTGCGAAAAGGATTTGCAAAAGATGGTGATGTTTTACTTTCTCATAAAGGAACTATAGGACGGGCGGCTGTACTCAAAACAACTCACTCTAGTGTAGTTCTTACACCACAAGTTACTTACTACCGAGTTATAGACAAGTCAGTTATCTACAATAGATACTTGTACTATTTTTTTCATAGTCCATATTTTCAAAATGAGATTAAAACGATTGCTGGTGCTGGCTCAACTCGTGCATATATTGGTATTACGAGTCAACTTCAGCTAAAGATTTCTTATCCTAAAATTGACGATCAGAAGCGATATGCAGACAGTTTTGATGCTCTAATTTCAGAAACCCAACGTCTCGAAACCATCTACCGCCAAAAAATCGCTGCACTCAAGGAACTCAAACAATCGATCCTGCAAACAGCCTTTACTGGCGAACTCACCGCAGACACCCCTAAAACTGCTAAACAGGAAATTGCAGCATGA
- a CDS encoding PDDEXK nuclease domain-containing protein produces the protein MSDDLTQPNDRLFQEIRQLIDTAKQRAAVAINAEITLLYWQVGKRIQTEILQGQRAEYGKQVIISLSRYLTQTYGKGWSERQLNYCVLIAEVFPDREILHTLSAELSWSHLKLIIGIEDPLKREFYIEIAKLERWSVRQLQERINSMLFERTALSRKPEETIRHDLEQLRQTQQVSPDILLKDPYILDFLELSDRYLEKDLEDAILREIEQFLLELGAGFTFVARQKRLQIDNDDFYIDLLFYNRKLKRLVAIDLKLGSFQPEYKGQMELYLRWLAKYDQELDEQSPLGIILCAGKKQEQIELLELDKSGIHVAEYLTVLPPKELLQAKLQEAIASARRRLPYSKDEPS, from the coding sequence ATGAGTGATGACCTGACACAACCAAACGATCGCTTGTTTCAAGAAATCCGTCAACTGATTGACACCGCCAAACAACGCGCCGCCGTTGCTATCAATGCAGAAATAACTTTGTTATATTGGCAAGTTGGTAAACGCATCCAAACCGAAATCCTGCAAGGTCAACGCGCTGAATATGGAAAACAAGTAATTATTAGTCTCTCCCGCTACCTCACCCAGACCTATGGTAAAGGTTGGAGCGAACGACAGTTAAATTATTGCGTTTTGATTGCAGAAGTTTTTCCCGATCGGGAAATTCTGCACACACTGTCTGCGGAATTAAGTTGGTCGCATCTCAAACTAATTATTGGTATCGAAGATCCCCTAAAACGAGAATTTTATATTGAAATCGCCAAACTTGAACGATGGAGCGTCCGCCAACTGCAAGAACGTATTAACTCTATGCTATTTGAGCGCACTGCCCTATCCCGCAAACCTGAAGAAACCATCCGCCATGATTTAGAGCAACTGCGCCAAACTCAACAGGTATCACCCGATATTTTATTAAAAGACCCTTATATTTTAGATTTTCTGGAATTGAGCGATCGCTATCTCGAAAAAGACCTTGAAGATGCAATCCTTAGAGAAATTGAGCAATTTTTACTAGAACTCGGTGCAGGTTTTACCTTCGTCGCCCGTCAAAAACGCCTGCAAATCGACAACGATGATTTTTATATTGACCTGTTATTTTATAACCGCAAACTCAAACGTCTTGTAGCCATTGACCTCAAACTAGGTAGCTTCCAACCCGAATACAAAGGACAAATGGAACTTTACCTGCGCTGGCTTGCCAAATACGACCAAGAGCTTGACGAACAGTCACCGCTAGGAATTATTTTATGTGCAGGTAAAAAGCAAGAGCAAATCGAATTATTAGAACTAGATAAAAGCGGTATTCATGTTGCCGAATACCTGACCGTATTACCACCTAAAGAGTTGTTACAAGCTAAACTGCAAGAAGCGATCGCATCTGCTCGCCGCCGACTGCCATACTCTAAAGATGAGCCATCATAA
- a CDS encoding type II toxin-antitoxin system VapC family toxin — MNYLIDTHILLWWLFDDPKLDTECRDIIRNPDNRILVSSVSAWEIATKYRIGKLPEAKQLVEQYSQILNRARFIEFAITSAHALRAGSLPIAHRDPFDRMIMAQAELESLPVITYDTAFQTGLIQVIPNHK, encoded by the coding sequence ATGAACTACCTGATTGACACACATATTCTACTATGGTGGCTCTTTGATGACCCAAAACTCGATACTGAATGCCGAGACATCATTCGCAACCCCGATAATCGCATTTTGGTGAGTAGTGTTTCTGCTTGGGAAATTGCCACTAAATACCGCATTGGGAAACTACCTGAAGCAAAACAACTCGTTGAACAATATTCACAGATATTAAATCGGGCAAGATTTATCGAATTTGCCATCACCTCAGCCCATGCACTCAGAGCCGGAAGTCTACCAATTGCCCATCGAGATCCCTTTGATCGCATGATCATGGCTCAAGCGGAACTCGAAAGTTTACCCGTCATCACTTACGATACAGCATTCCAAACTGGACTGATTCAGGTAATTCCCAACCACAAGTAA
- the uvsE gene encoding UV DNA damage repair endonuclease UvsE, translating into MTAIQPPFLTNLEPLQKTLTPELGLVCITADKQVRFRTMTRTRYLQLSREKQESGLREIYQHNLQRLFTALDFCQENQIRLYRMSSGLFPLSDMEDNIGADILEEMSADLGKIGEKAEKLQIRMVLHPDQYVVLSSDSADVVQTSIKILERHARTMDLLGLPRSPWSLMNIHGGKSQRLEQLVRVICELPPAIKSRLTFENDEYAYSGSEILAVCEATGVPMVFDAHHHICHENLDSYDDPSVAAMFYAARETWENPDWQLVHISNGETAFRDRKHSDMITAMPDVYHQAPWIEVEAKQKEVAIAHLRSWWLIENNHK; encoded by the coding sequence ATGACTGCAATCCAGCCTCCGTTTTTAACTAATCTAGAGCCTCTGCAAAAAACTTTGACCCCGGAGTTAGGGCTGGTTTGTATTACTGCTGATAAACAGGTGCGCTTTCGGACGATGACGCGCACCCGCTATTTGCAACTGAGTCGGGAAAAACAGGAAAGCGGTCTGCGAGAAATTTATCAGCACAATTTGCAACGTCTATTCACAGCTTTGGATTTTTGTCAAGAAAATCAAATTCGTCTATATCGCATGTCTTCGGGTTTGTTTCCTTTGAGTGATATGGAAGACAACATCGGAGCAGATATCTTGGAGGAGATGAGTGCAGATTTAGGGAAAATTGGTGAGAAGGCAGAAAAGTTGCAGATCAGAATGGTGTTACACCCGGATCAATATGTGGTGTTGAGTTCTGATTCTGCGGATGTGGTGCAAACAAGCATAAAAATTTTAGAACGACACGCCCGCACAATGGATTTGCTGGGTTTACCTCGTTCTCCTTGGTCGTTGATGAATATTCATGGTGGCAAATCTCAACGTCTAGAGCAATTGGTGAGAGTTATTTGTGAATTACCACCCGCTATTAAAAGCCGCTTGACTTTTGAGAATGATGAATATGCTTACAGCGGTAGTGAAATTTTAGCGGTGTGTGAAGCGACTGGTGTCCCGATGGTTTTTGATGCTCATCACCATATTTGCCACGAAAATCTAGATAGCTATGATGATCCGAGTGTCGCCGCTATGTTTTACGCGGCGCGAGAAACCTGGGAAAATCCAGATTGGCAATTAGTGCATATTTCTAATGGTGAAACGGCTTTCCGTGACAGAAAACACAGCGATATGATTACGGCTATGCCTGATGTCTATCACCAAGCGCCGTGGATTGAAGTTGAAGCGAAACAAAAAGAAGTAGCGATCGCTCATTTGCGTTCTTGGTGGCTAATAGAGAATAATCACAAATAA
- a CDS encoding Hsp70 family protein — MAIAIDFGTSNTVIARWNPITQKPETLTLPGLSIQQGLNPPLIPSLVYVEEASQGKVIVGQQVRDRGLDLKNAARFFQSFKRGIGADIQGFLPELDGENVSFEQVGQWFLTQVIEQVASAEGGLDSLILTVPVDSFETYRYWLGQVCQSLAVEQVRMLDEPTAAALGYGLADQEILLVIDFGGGTLDLSLVRLDKSAQGNYNPVGFLLKWGEKSLAADSKQKVKTARVLAKAGQNLGGTDIDNWLVDYFAQTQGLATSPLTTRLAERVKIQLSTQNQASEVYFDDETFTSYELELNRETLENILKEHGFFEQLDDSMANLLQQARRQGIELADINAVLLVGGTAQLPTVQTWVKQYFEPGKIRSDRPFEAIAQGALQLAQGVEIKDFLYHSYGVRYWDRRQQKHSWHPIIRAGQAYPMNQPVELVLGASLENQPSIELIMGELGAETGATEVYFDGDRLITRRLDSGVTSVKVLNDTEGARTIAKLTPPGYPGSDRIKILFQIDEQRFLRITVEDLLTNNTLLKNQLVAQLS; from the coding sequence ATGGCGATCGCAATCGATTTCGGTACTAGCAACACAGTTATTGCTCGGTGGAACCCTATCACTCAAAAACCAGAAACTCTGACTCTACCTGGTTTATCGATTCAACAAGGCCTCAACCCGCCGTTGATTCCTAGCTTGGTGTATGTGGAAGAAGCTAGCCAGGGTAAAGTTATTGTAGGGCAACAAGTGCGCGATCGCGGTCTTGACCTGAAAAATGCAGCTAGGTTTTTCCAGAGTTTCAAGCGTGGTATCGGTGCGGATATCCAAGGCTTTTTACCGGAATTAGACGGAGAAAATGTCTCTTTTGAGCAAGTGGGACAATGGTTTTTGACTCAGGTGATTGAGCAAGTAGCATCTGCAGAGGGTGGGCTAGATTCTCTAATTTTAACGGTGCCTGTAGACAGCTTTGAAACCTATCGCTATTGGTTGGGACAAGTTTGTCAATCCTTGGCTGTAGAACAAGTGCGGATGTTAGATGAACCTACAGCCGCAGCGCTGGGTTATGGCTTGGCTGATCAAGAAATTTTGCTGGTGATTGACTTTGGCGGTGGTACTTTAGATTTATCATTGGTGCGGTTAGATAAAAGTGCCCAGGGAAATTACAACCCCGTAGGCTTTCTCTTGAAATGGGGTGAGAAATCTTTAGCAGCAGATTCTAAGCAAAAAGTCAAGACGGCGCGTGTATTGGCGAAAGCTGGACAAAACCTAGGTGGGACTGATATTGACAACTGGTTAGTGGATTACTTTGCTCAAACTCAAGGCTTGGCGACCAGTCCTTTGACTACAAGATTAGCTGAACGGGTGAAAATTCAGTTATCGACTCAAAACCAAGCTAGCGAAGTTTATTTTGATGATGAAACGTTTACCAGTTATGAGTTAGAACTCAACCGCGAAACTTTAGAAAATATCCTCAAAGAGCATGGATTTTTTGAGCAATTAGATGATTCTATGGCGAATTTATTACAACAAGCACGACGCCAAGGAATCGAACTTGCAGATATTAACGCAGTTTTGTTAGTTGGTGGGACAGCACAACTACCAACAGTGCAGACATGGGTGAAGCAATATTTTGAGCCTGGAAAAATTCGCAGCGATCGCCCTTTTGAAGCGATCGCCCAAGGAGCGCTACAGCTAGCCCAAGGCGTGGAAATCAAGGATTTTCTTTACCATAGTTATGGTGTCCGTTATTGGGATCGTCGTCAACAAAAGCACAGTTGGCACCCAATTATTAGAGCGGGACAAGCTTATCCTATGAATCAGCCGGTAGAATTAGTTTTAGGTGCGTCCTTAGAAAATCAACCCAGTATTGAATTAATTATGGGAGAATTGGGAGCAGAGACAGGCGCAACTGAAGTGTATTTTGATGGCGATCGCTTAATTACCCGTCGCCTCGATAGTGGAGTTACCAGCGTCAAAGTTTTGAATGATACAGAAGGCGCAAGAACGATCGCCAAACTCACACCCCCAGGATATCCCGGAAGCGATCGCATCAAAATACTCTTTCAAATCGATGAACAACGCTTTCTCAGAATCACCGTTGAAGATTTATTGACAAATAACACGCTGTTAAAAAATCAACTTGTAGCACAGTTGAGTTAA
- a CDS encoding L,D-transpeptidase yields the protein MRPSTNGIGLQYFRNIFVGMALIVAASSVWSSPLTFDPKFATVKIAAANINGNVEPITPTRRIEVDLSQQRLSAWEGDTLVYSYRISTGKRRTPTPIGRFRINSKYRINRMRGRGYDISDVPYAMYFYRGYAIHGAYWHNNFGTPVSHGCVNLRVKQARQLYKWAKIGTLVVVRQ from the coding sequence ATGCGACCCTCAACTAATGGCATTGGGTTACAGTACTTCCGAAATATCTTTGTAGGTATGGCGTTAATTGTGGCTGCTTCATCTGTTTGGTCATCGCCACTCACGTTTGACCCCAAGTTTGCTACGGTCAAGATTGCTGCAGCAAATATCAACGGTAACGTCGAGCCAATAACTCCGACTCGCAGAATCGAAGTTGACCTTTCTCAACAACGATTATCTGCTTGGGAAGGCGATACGCTGGTTTACTCTTACCGCATTTCTACAGGTAAACGCAGGACTCCCACGCCAATAGGTAGGTTCCGGATTAATTCTAAGTATCGAATTAATCGAATGCGGGGTAGGGGGTATGATATTTCTGATGTTCCCTATGCTATGTATTTCTACAGAGGTTACGCTATTCACGGTGCATATTGGCACAACAATTTTGGCACCCCAGTTAGTCACGGTTGTGTGAATTTGCGCGTGAAACAAGCTCGTCAATTGTATAAATGGGCGAAAATTGGCACCTTGGTTGTTGTACGCCAGTAA
- a CDS encoding L,D-transpeptidase — MNKSVILSKWLRGLQILVMGTALSLTMSNRETDQVWANSRNRMVAQTIQTLQKSDQRWIQIKLSQQRLIAWDGKTPVYAIAISTGKKSTPTRTGTFKIQSKIKSMRMRGRDYDVPNVPHAMFYQGNYGIHGAYWHRRFGIPVSHGCVNLAPNHAKWLFNWASIGTPVVIHR; from the coding sequence ATGAATAAGAGTGTGATTTTAAGTAAGTGGTTGCGTGGTTTACAGATATTGGTGATGGGTACAGCCCTATCCCTAACCATGAGCAATCGAGAAACGGATCAGGTTTGGGCGAATTCCCGAAACCGCATGGTGGCTCAAACTATCCAGACATTGCAAAAATCAGACCAGCGCTGGATTCAAATAAAGCTTTCTCAGCAACGGTTAATCGCTTGGGATGGGAAAACGCCTGTTTATGCGATCGCTATTTCTACAGGTAAAAAATCTACCCCCACCCGCACTGGTACTTTTAAGATTCAATCCAAAATTAAATCTATGAGAATGCGGGGTAGAGACTATGACGTTCCTAACGTTCCCCACGCAATGTTTTATCAGGGAAATTATGGAATACATGGTGCTTATTGGCATCGAAGATTCGGTATTCCAGTTAGTCATGGTTGCGTGAATCTTGCACCCAATCACGCTAAATGGTTATTCAATTGGGCATCAATTGGTACACCAGTAGTGATTCACAGGTAG
- a CDS encoding bifunctional 4-hydroxy-2-oxoglutarate aldolase/2-dehydro-3-deoxy-phosphogluconate aldolase codes for MSDQTWLLKLHEQKAIAVIRAPEMKLARQMAWAVADGGMQLIEIAWNCDRAAELIDQLRCELPGCIIGTGTVFNVEQLHAAISAGAQFLFSPHVDTAMIQAAVKQDIPIIPGALSPTEIVTAWSHGASCVKVFPVEAMGGANYIKSLQGPLGHIPLIPTGGVTLTNAQEFLQAGAVAVGLGGQLFPQHLVKTGNWQIIAQQAQKLIQQLDNAEG; via the coding sequence ATGTCTGATCAAACTTGGTTATTAAAGTTGCACGAACAAAAAGCGATCGCTGTGATTCGCGCCCCAGAAATGAAATTAGCTCGACAAATGGCTTGGGCTGTGGCTGATGGGGGGATGCAGTTGATCGAAATTGCTTGGAATTGCGATCGCGCTGCTGAGTTAATCGATCAATTACGCTGTGAGTTGCCTGGGTGTATCATCGGTACGGGTACTGTGTTTAATGTTGAGCAATTACACGCAGCTATCAGCGCTGGAGCACAATTTCTCTTTTCGCCTCATGTCGATACGGCGATGATTCAAGCTGCAGTTAAACAAGATATCCCGATAATTCCTGGTGCGCTCTCACCCACGGAAATTGTTACCGCTTGGAGTCACGGTGCTAGCTGCGTCAAGGTGTTTCCTGTGGAAGCGATGGGAGGCGCTAATTACATTAAAAGTTTACAAGGGCCATTAGGGCATATTCCCTTGATCCCTACTGGTGGCGTGACTTTGACCAATGCTCAAGAATTTTTACAAGCTGGAGCGGTAGCTGTTGGTTTAGGTGGACAATTATTTCCTCAGCATCTAGTAAAAACCGGAAATTGGCAAATAATCGCGCAGCAAGCGCAAAAACTGATACAACAGTTAGATAATGCTGAAGGATGA